A region of Malaciobacter marinus DNA encodes the following proteins:
- a CDS encoding LysE family translocator: MIELSNLYMFIITSFLLCIAPGPDNIYVLTQGMTKSKKAAIITTIGLCTGLIIHTSAAAFGISMIFKTSQIAFDIVKYLGVIYLLYIAYQVYKHRNEPLNLDTKASKKDLKALYFKGFLMNILNPKVSIFFLAFLPQFVSVQNGNVPLQMIILGLIFMGLTIILFSLIGIAGNLLSEKLLNNPKIVKYMNILTSFVLVSLGVKLALSQR, encoded by the coding sequence ATGATTGAATTAAGTAATTTATATATGTTTATAATTACCTCATTTTTATTATGTATTGCCCCAGGACCTGATAATATTTATGTATTAACACAAGGTATGACAAAATCAAAAAAAGCAGCAATTATTACAACAATAGGGCTTTGTACAGGACTTATTATTCATACAAGTGCAGCAGCTTTTGGTATCTCTATGATTTTTAAGACTTCACAAATAGCTTTTGATATTGTAAAGTATCTAGGAGTAATATATTTACTTTATATTGCATATCAAGTATATAAACATAGAAATGAACCATTAAATCTTGATACAAAAGCTTCAAAGAAAGACTTGAAAGCTTTATATTTTAAAGGTTTTTTAATGAACATTTTAAATCCAAAAGTATCAATATTTTTCTTAGCATTTTTGCCTCAATTTGTAAGTGTTCAAAATGGAAATGTACCTTTACAAATGATTATTTTGGGATTAATTTTCATGGGTTTAACTATTATTTTATTCTCTTTGATAGGAATTGCAGGAAATCTTTTAAGTGAAAAATTATTAAATAATCCAAAAATAGTAAAATATATGAATATCTTAACCTCATTTGTATTAGTAAGTTTAGGGGTAAAACTAGCACTTTCTCAAAGATAG
- a CDS encoding cytochrome-c peroxidase, giving the protein MKILFLIMMPFLLLNCKELILPIKSGIAYDLQKALLGKKLFFDKRLSKDNTISCASCHDLDNGGDDNRDFSIGVDNKKGKINSPTVFNTRYNFTQFWDGRAKNLKEQVSGPIHNPVEMGTSLEEIIKKLQNDKYYKKQFALIYKNGFTKENLVDAISEFESALVTPDSKFDLYLKGDKSALNEDEIEGYKLFKKNGCISCHNGINIGGNLFQKMGILKEYKSKVGNLGRYEVTKDIEDKSYFKVPTLRNINKTSPYFHDASAKTLHDAVSIMMEYQLGMKANKQEIEKIIKFLKTLDGKRPEILDKK; this is encoded by the coding sequence ATGAAAATATTATTTTTAATTATGATGCCTTTTTTATTGTTAAACTGTAAGGAATTGATTTTACCTATAAAATCTGGAATAGCTTATGATTTACAAAAAGCACTTTTAGGTAAAAAGCTCTTTTTTGATAAAAGATTAAGTAAAGATAATACAATTTCTTGTGCTTCTTGTCATGATCTTGATAATGGTGGAGATGATAATAGAGATTTTTCTATTGGAGTTGATAATAAAAAAGGTAAGATAAACTCTCCTACAGTTTTTAATACACGATATAATTTTACACAATTTTGGGATGGAAGAGCAAAAAACCTAAAAGAACAAGTTAGTGGACCAATACATAACCCAGTAGAAATGGGAACATCGTTAGAAGAAATAATAAAAAAATTACAAAATGACAAATATTATAAAAAACAATTTGCCTTAATATATAAAAATGGTTTTACAAAAGAGAATTTAGTTGATGCAATTTCTGAGTTTGAAAGTGCTTTAGTAACTCCTGATTCAAAATTTGATTTATATCTAAAAGGCGATAAGTCTGCTTTAAATGAAGATGAAATTGAAGGATATAAATTATTTAAAAAAAATGGTTGTATTTCATGTCATAATGGAATAAATATTGGTGGTAATTTATTTCAAAAAATGGGTATTTTAAAAGAGTATAAATCAAAAGTAGGAAACTTAGGAAGGTATGAAGTTACTAAAGATATTGAAGATAAAAGTTATTTTAAAGTTCCAACATTAAGAAATATAAATAAAACATCTCCTTATTTTCATGATGCTTCTGCAAAAACTTTACATGATGCAGTTTCAATAATGATGGAATACCAATTAGGTATGAAAGCAAATAAACAAGAAATAGAAAAAATAATAAAATTTCTAAAAACATTAGATGGAAAAAGACCAGAAATATTGGATAAAAAATGA
- a CDS encoding PAS domain-containing sensor histidine kinase: protein MKKVLIIIFIFISLIFSLVYTTDHSNKKIEDFFKMQENISYLISTNKNFDIFMSSSISYNNFDVIQKDIFKIKDILSQIKKSNYFDEELFTFNDDFLQISDLFKKKIKTIEKLKSTSAVLNNSYRYIQTIYEKLDNKVFNTIYTRIIGLEFNSEIDIKKLQNQVNSFKAKDNTEKIFLVHAKNILQYFEKFQKQKQEIEILRLNKKLDKFEKNFNDYSNVFIEDIKTVLWSIIILLSSSLVLFLFYYTKIAYQKIQLNRFKQAVENSDNIIMTTDYHQKIKYVNENFIRHTGYTYKDVIGKRASILKSGLNSKKFYKDLNKTIYSGKRWYGEFVNKIKDGKLSYEKTSISPIFDEKGKIIEFLAIKLDVTKEKNIEKELKEKEHLLSQQSKMIALHEMLDSIAHQWRQPLSTISTAASGMRLNKEFDSLDDKTFYELIDSIVDNTLYLSKTIDSFKTFFKTNHENTLFNIKNTVNKVLDLIGYKFNENKVEFISNIKELNIEGLEHELIQSLVNLFNNSQDAIAKNLDKDDEKFIFLDVYDDNENVVIKIKDNAKGIDDEIIDKIFEPYFTTKHKSQGTGIGLYMTYEIISKHFYGTIEVNNSTYMYKDKEYTGALFTITIPSKKDDKNK from the coding sequence ATGAAAAAAGTTTTAATTATTATATTTATATTTATTTCTCTTATTTTTTCATTGGTTTATACAACTGATCATTCAAACAAGAAAATAGAAGATTTTTTTAAAATGCAAGAAAATATTTCATATTTGATTTCTACAAATAAAAATTTTGATATTTTTATGTCAAGCAGTATTTCTTACAATAATTTTGATGTTATTCAAAAAGATATATTCAAAATAAAAGATATATTATCTCAAATAAAAAAAAGTAATTATTTTGATGAAGAATTATTTACTTTTAATGATGATTTTTTACAAATTAGTGATTTATTTAAGAAAAAGATAAAAACTATTGAAAAACTAAAATCTACTAGTGCTGTTTTAAATAATTCATATAGATATATACAAACAATTTATGAAAAGCTTGATAATAAAGTTTTTAATACAATTTATACACGAATTATAGGCTTAGAGTTTAATAGTGAAATTGATATTAAAAAACTTCAAAATCAAGTAAATAGTTTTAAAGCTAAAGACAATACTGAAAAAATATTTCTTGTTCATGCAAAAAATATTTTGCAATATTTTGAAAAATTCCAAAAACAAAAGCAAGAGATAGAAATTTTAAGATTAAATAAAAAGTTAGATAAGTTTGAAAAAAACTTCAATGACTACTCAAATGTATTCATAGAAGATATAAAAACTGTTTTATGGAGTATTATTATACTTTTATCAAGTAGTTTAGTACTGTTTTTATTTTATTATACAAAAATAGCTTATCAAAAAATTCAATTAAATAGATTTAAACAAGCAGTTGAAAACAGTGATAATATTATTATGACAACTGATTATCATCAAAAAATAAAATATGTAAATGAAAACTTTATTAGACATACTGGATATACCTATAAAGATGTTATTGGTAAAAGAGCTTCTATTTTAAAATCAGGACTTAATAGTAAGAAATTTTATAAAGACTTAAACAAAACTATTTATAGTGGTAAAAGATGGTATGGTGAGTTTGTAAATAAAATAAAAGATGGTAAGTTAAGTTATGAAAAAACCTCTATTTCTCCTATTTTTGATGAAAAAGGTAAAATTATTGAGTTTTTAGCTATTAAACTTGATGTTACAAAAGAAAAAAACATAGAAAAAGAGCTTAAAGAAAAAGAACACTTATTATCACAACAATCAAAAATGATAGCACTTCATGAAATGCTTGATAGTATTGCTCATCAATGGAGACAACCCCTTTCTACTATATCAACAGCAGCAAGTGGAATGAGATTGAATAAAGAGTTTGATTCTTTAGATGATAAAACTTTTTATGAACTGATTGATTCAATAGTTGATAATACATTGTATTTATCAAAAACAATAGATAGTTTTAAAACATTTTTTAAGACAAACCATGAAAATACACTTTTTAATATAAAAAATACTGTTAATAAAGTACTTGATTTGATTGGATATAAATTCAATGAAAATAAAGTAGAGTTTATTTCAAATATTAAAGAGTTAAATATTGAAGGTTTAGAGCATGAACTTATTCAATCTTTAGTAAATCTTTTTAATAATTCTCAAGATGCAATTGCTAAAAATCTTGATAAAGATGATGAAAAATTTATCTTTCTAGATGTTTATGATGATAATGAAAATGTAGTAATAAAAATAAAAGATAATGCTAAAGGTATTGATGATGAAATTATTGATAAAATTTTTGAACCATATTTTACTACAAAACATAAAAGTCAAGGAACAGGTATTGGTTTATATATGACTTATGAAATAATTTCAAAACATTTCTATGGTACAATAGAAGTTAATAATAGCACTTATATGTATAAAGATAAAGAGTACACAGGTGCTTTATTTACAATAACAATACCAAGTAAAAAAGATGATAAAAATAAATAA